From the genome of Rhinatrema bivittatum chromosome 11, aRhiBiv1.1, whole genome shotgun sequence:
CACAAGAGCAAGCTTTTTATATTGCAGGTCCTCAATTTTGGAATACTCTGCCTGAGCAGGTCCAAGTGTTCATGATGGCATTGAAAACAGTTTTGTTCCAGTGTGCTTTTGGCTCAGATGCTTAAGTTTGTTCTCATGATCATTTTTCCTATTTCTAAGcatatttgattaatttattatttgttttacttatatatttgtatgccttgcttttatgaatgtttatatgGTTCTCCTCTGCAAACTTCTAAGCATGCGGGCTACATCTTTTCTTTTTCACACGGTGGATCGGGAATATTCGGGCATCATTTTTGCATGTGGGACCCAGTTCCATATTTTGCCATAGACATAAAGCAAGAAGTCTGACAGGGCCACCACAGATCCTTGCCATCTGTTGGAGACGGTGGGAAAGTATCTGGAAAATCCATTAACATGTAGTCATTAGTCAAGGAAATTCCAGGTCTTtgatttgggcttttttttctttttggttattaaaattaattaaatgagACTCTCTTTAAagaggtggggatatgatagagatgaaATTGAATCTCTAACCTTTTGTTTTCAGAAATGGGTAAATTTATGAAACCTGGGAAGGTGGTCCTGGTCCTTGCTGGACGCTACTCTGGGCGCAAGGCTGTCATCGTCAAGGTACTacagtaaatattttattgatacaGTACAGTGATGGATTTAGTTTCTGTAACTATGGATGGAAGGGTTCTACCTTCATTTATATACCCAGTTTATGCTGGTGGCATTTCAGCTTGAGTTACATGCCTTTATGTATCTGTACGTGTTTGGGGAATGACGGAGATTATATGtggtgatgggggagggagaggctgtgtggatttttgtatttgtttgggGTGTGGTTGGGTtttacaatggttctcttcctttctatctgatcgaacataccaagtattaatcaacaacaacccatcaaaaatgatcaacctcaacactggagtccctcaaggatcagctttatccgccacccttttcaacatataccttctccccatctgccaactactaaaagaatacagaatcacacacttcctatacactgatgacattcaacttctaattcccatacaaaattcgatcgaagacacctacaagaaaacctcagatctacttatttcaatcaaacatctcctaaattctctaaaactcataatcaatttcgacaaaactgaaaatactcatggacaaaaaacacaATCCAACTCCACCACCCCTGACAATTCCAGACAAACATATGATatctatactccctaccacccacaccaggaacctcggaatTATCACTGATAAAGAtctttctttcaagaaccacatatcaaataaaactaaagaaggttaccacagactcctaaccctaagacatctgaaaccatttctcaaccctgacgatttcagaactgtcctacaactacttattttctccatcttcgactattgcaactccttactaattggaataccctTTTcaaccctcaaaccactccaaatgctgcagaactcagctgccagagtcctaacaggaacaaaaagaagggaccacataacgcccatattgacctcacttcactggctccctattacagcacgtattgcttacaaatcaatgaccatcattcacaaaattctaaacaatgatcatcaaggtctaaacaccctaaacataattcCTCAAAaccctccaagaaacctacgctctaataactcaggttacttaaacatccccaccatcaaagatgcacagctggcaacaacaagagagagagccttttccatcgcctcccccaaactttggaacaccctacctaaagccctgagaacccaacacaacctaaaaacattcaaaaaagacccaaaaacactaatgtttcgcaaattctacactgaccttcatacatctgatcatcccaactctcatGTGAACTCTCAGCTATAAACCTCTTAATTCAGTCTCTCCAACGTGAACttgcataccctcctcatccaacctaataatgcgtactggacttgatatgtttatttctgtaaatGTTCACATTGTTATACTGTTGcaaaactgctaagaaaaatgttcactttgtaaaccattatgatggctctaccgaatgacggtatataaaactcatcaaataaatacatttaatgcttttatttgtaatctgctttgagctGCTTGTTAGGAAGAACTTAAGATCGCTGCTTATATAGCATCTGCTTGATGGATAAATGAGGATCTTTGACTAGGTTTGATGCCTTTGCAAAACAGTGGCTTGCTAAACAGAAGAAATACTTACTAGCTTCAACCTGGCATGTGGCTTAAAGTTGATGTTCTGTCGAACATTTTCACCCTTCTATTTTGATTGAAATGCTGTCTGTCAAAGCTGCAGTCCAGCCATTGTGGCCATTATCCTTAACTGTGATGCCAGCAATGGTTCCTTTGGAGCTAATACAGTGGTGCTGGGTAGGCAGCCAGTAGGTGTTGCTAGAAGCCAAGTGCCTGGTGCTCCCAGTTGGATTGGGCTAAAGGACCCTGAATCACAAATTAAGCCTGCCTTGACTTTTGACCTTTTGCTTAATCTTTAAAGAAACCTTTGAGTGCTAGGGGCATTTCATATAATAATTATTGTTTGTAAGATTAGGTTAAAAAGgtgaaatttattaaaaaaaaataaaaattgttccaCTGGGTACTGATCAGAGATGATCACAGCCAGAACCCATAGAGGATCAGAAAAATGAAAGGATACCAAAAGCATTAAACAGGATATCCTAGCGAATCAGTTTGAGATTCTTTTTGTTTCCCTCTTAGAACATAGATGATGGTACCTCAGACAGACCCTACAGCCATGCTCTGGTGGCTGGCATCGATCGGTACCCGCGCAAAGTAACTTCAACAATGGGCAAGAAAAAAGTTGCCAAGCGCTCCAAGATCAAGTCCTTTGTGAAGGTTTTTAACTACAACCACTTGATGCCAACCAGGTAAGGCGAGCGGGTGAAACCTGGGGCTACAGCTTGTGCAATTAGTGTTAGTGCTTCAGTCGATCCTGATACGAGTGGACCACCAATATTTCACTCAGCTCAGGAGAATCCAGAGTTTATCCAGCCCTGGGCTCCGCAGGGTTGCTTTGGAGACGcacgtttggttttttttaattgcatggcTGCTGTGGAGCTGGTAGTAACACTGTTCACTACCTCCCGGGAGCCTCATCCAAGTCTGGCTCCCTTTTTTCCCATCTAAGCAGGGCTGCTTTACAATCCAGTCAGACCCCTTCTAAAGTGGCCATTCTTCACCCGCTAGATTAATTTGAAGATTGGGCTGAGCTCTGGAGTGCATGTTCGTTTAGTGAAACTGTATAGGATGCACTTTGAGTTTTCCCTCTGCTGCCAGCATTagagagaaaatgttttaaaggGTAGGTTAGTAATTCAGAAAGCCCCCTGGGCTTGTGTTTCTTGAAGGATAGTCGTATGTGCTGTCATGAAACACGATGAGAGAAAGCACCTTCCATTTCCCACTGATGGCACTGGTTTTGGTGGGAAAGCTGACAGTAGAGCTCATTATTGTAACCTTTACATGAGATGTGCCCTGCTTTCCAGCTCCAGATGCTGAACACACTTGCATCTGGGAACTTTTACTGTAGCGTGTGTACAAGAATTATAAACTCTGGTGTCTGATTAGAcaaactccatctcccttctcctcagtCTCATGCAGTGGACTAGTCCAGCTATTCTCTACCAAATAgggatggtccagcggggttcaagGAGTTTGCCAGAATAGTGATTTTAAAGCAGAAGGGCTTCAGTTaacattgccaaaaaaaaaaaaaaaagtcaaatttcTTAACTCTAGAAGTTTGCTGAATTTTTTATtcaattttgtttcatgtttaatCTTTTATAACATTTCTCCCTTGTCAAGTTCAGCTAAGGTCTGTGGTTTCTGTGCTTCTGTCACTGCTTCAGCTCTGTGAATGGGGCTGAGAAGCGTAATGGCAAATGTATGCGTGGTGTAATCTATCCTGTATCTGCACCTTgagtgttccctgtacgtacccagatcagtccagaccatgggttgagcctcctgtccagcagctggagacagaccaaaactgaaagggtatcctatatgaggacagagcctaccctgtagcccttcagtatttgtctgtctccagcaggtggaacagctcaccctgtggttccctgttcACTTCTGCTTGTCCCTTCTGGGCGTTTTTTCCTTCTGCGTGTCTATCgtgtttggatcaagcaagtatttctgagttattgtttaaaaaaaaaaagtgtgaactcTGAGGATCTTTCACAGGAGACAGTCCCTGTCTCCTCACTCTTGcgggggcctaggggggcttcTTCCTGTGCTGCAGTGCTGGCAGCTTCGGCAATCCCTTGCTTGCCCACAGCAACCAGACAGTACTGAGGAAGGCCggaggagaggggcaggagaTGGGAGCTTGCACAACAACAGTGAATGGCAGAGAAAGAGCCTCCGTTTCtggctccagcccctccccacctGCTGCCTGGAGTGCATGGGGCTTTTCTCTGCTGGGCTTGGAGAATCACTACCACAGTCTCTAGATGTGATGCAGGGACTTGGGATTTGGTTAACAACAGCTGAGCTCCAGCCGGGGAGAATGATATGAGAAAAGGAGAGGAGGGTGAATGCTGAAAGGGGCTGAGAGGAAAAGAGGGTGAATGcttggggggcgggggtggggagcAGAACAAAAGGGGCGTGAATGCTTGGTGGAAGAGGTGCGGGATGCAGACACGATATTATGTACTGCTggctgaggatgggagagaggagtgggagaTGGGCTGtatctggggagggggaggaagagagaagattggGGATGAGAaggaaagtgtgtgtgggggggagggggagaccaagaggggggggggggggggaaagaggacaAGGGACCAAAAAGGAGAAAGGACCCTGGATAAGGGGCAGCGTGATAGAGAGGGAAAGGTGACCCAAGATAAAGAGAGAAGACGAGTTATTGGGGAGCTGGAGAAATAACTCAGGAATAGGAAGAGATGGGGAAGATGGGATGAggcggggagagggagaaaggactgGGTATTGGATGGATCAAActtttcaagttcatttcaaatcACCGCGAGGGCTGGGGTGTGATCCTCTTCATTTTTGCTGTGGCAAgagatgggaggggagagagagtccctcagaagggttttttttggggggcggggggggggggagagaaggactATGTGTAGCCCTTGTTAATTTTGAAATACTgggaaaggaggaagcagagggAAGGGTTCCCAGGGGTGTAGGCGTGTGGCACTTGGCATCTCTGCCTGCCCCCTTCTTTTTCCCACTATCTGCCTGCCTAGAGAagtagggggcagggagggtgaatGAATGCTGAGATGGAGAGAGCGTGTGTTACTTTCTTTCACTCACATCCACCCATGCAGTTTTGCTTTCCCTTTACTTCCTTACCCTTTCTCCGtccttcctcccctctcttgCAACATGCCAGATTAATGGTATGAGAAAAAGCCCCCCTGGGACTTGGTGTCTGGGTTATAATAATGAGGATTTCTGCATCTCCAATGatatcctgcccctcccctcccccacagctccAAAGAGCCACCATCCTTACCGCTGCTTTCCTTGGCAGCTCTGCAGAACCCATGGCTCAGTACCGCCAGTGACTCCTTACAGTTGTGCTGCAGCTTATCTCCCTGTTTTTGGTGCAAGTGGCTCCACCTGCACAACAGCACTAACACCATCCATGCATAATGCAGCCGGTCAGCGGTGGCCTTGCAGCAGTTTGCTCTTCCAACGTCGAGTAGGAGAGTTGATGATAGCGGTAGAATGCACTCCTGCCACTAAAGGTCGGGTCAGACTTCTGTCATCACTGCTGCAGGCCAGATCAAGGTCCTTTTGCCATTACTGCTGGGGTTCAGATGGAATTCAGCCACAGTTTCTGGACTCTGGGTCAGACAGGGAAGGAGCAAGGATCTGTGATGGGAAGGATAGAGAAACAGGACTGAAAAAGGAGAACTGGGTATGGGGCTGAGAGAGAAGACCTGATGGAAGtaatggaggagggagaggagggatgcataaaaaaaaaatagaatgaaaagagaaaatattaaaataaccACTCTGAAGGAAAGAaggcaccagagagagagagagggaaaacaaaaaaaagtaactaAGACCAGCGAATGAGAAAAAAGACACACTGAGTCAGAAAAGGCAGCCAGAAACATTCAAGGTTGGAAACTTTTATTTCCTTTAGAGAATATTAACAACATTTCACTTGCAGCTTTTGAGTTTTGTGAGGGTGGCTTTTGTAGCATAATATGTGGCTTTACTCCCTTCTCAGATACTCTGTTGATATTCCTCTGGACAAAACCATTGTGAACAAAGATGTATTCAGGGACCCTGCTCTCAAGCGCAAAGCCAGGCGAGAAGCCAAGGTGAAATTTGAGGAAAGGTGAGCACAGCATCCTTTGTTTTAGCCGCCTCCAATCCATCCAGTCGGGGAAGCCTGAATACAGATCCAGCCGCAGCCAGCAGGCACAGTACCCTTCAGAGATGCAGCTGGGCAGCTTACTTTAAACTCTCTGCAGCCTGAACAGAGACTTGAAACGGGCTCATAGAACCATTTAGGCTGAGCAAACGGGGACCTTGAGCTCCCTATGTAAGATTGTGCATTTACCTGCACTTTATTCCGTTCATTCTTTTAGGGAAATGTGCAGCCTGATGCATTTTGTAATGCTGATAAGAGAGGTGTTTCTAAGGCATGGGTGTTGCCGTGCTCTGGATAGGTCCAGGCTGGGAATAGCAGGGTCACTGCGTAATGTGTCAGGAAATTAGTCCAGTCCAGCCCCTTTCCTATGTGAATGAAAACCAATGTTTTCCAGAACAGTGACATTTAGGCTCTGTGAGTCTGCCAAGAGCTTACATTTGTGTCCCCTCAGGAGTGATGTGGATGAAAAAAATCCCACAGCACTCGGATGGACGCAGGGAATATAAGAATGGTTTGTACTGGCCCTGCAACATGGTGCCAGCTTCCTGAGCCTGAATCATAGGTTGATTTGGGGAAGGGGGCCTTGTAACCGTAAGCCCTGGTGCGACCAGTGCAGATTTCTAATGTGCTCACtccatctttctctctttcagatACAAGACCGGCAAGAATAAATGGTTCTTCCAGAAGCTGCGATTCTAAATTGTAACTGCATCCTTGTTCATTAATAAAAAATTTGTTAAAAGCCAGTCTGCTTCTCATGCTGTCAAAGAAATGAGTGGTTCTATGGGGAAATTAATGTATAAATGCTTTGTACTGGGGTAGATCAGGATCATGTGGGCTGGTCTGCTGCTTTTTGGGTCACTGATGTTTCATGATAGGGGAATATTcattcttttctgtcctctcctttgaaaactgctgtggAGGTCCTTGGTTATGGTAGAGATGGTGCAGGTCTAATATATCTTAAATGACATAATGGTACTGACACTTCAAAAAAGGAGGAGATGAAACTGAGTGGCTACAAAATACATGAAAATGAActtaagttgccatactgggtcagaccaagggtccatcaagcccagcatcctatttcacGGCAAGGTTCACGGGGTGACTCTGgctgctcatccagatgtggtgcattttcttTGAGGGGCAAAGCATTTGCGCTGTCCACTTCAGAAGCTCTGCGTCCTGAGAGGCATGTGTGCGGCGCAGTTTGAGCCTCTCCGAAGGGCTTCTATCAAGGATCTCACtgtgaaggtggttttcttggtggcaattgGTTCTGCCAGAAGGAGTtcggagcttcaagctttgtcatgTAGAGATTCTTTCTTGAGGATTTCCTTGGGGACAGTTCCAGCCTTTCTCCTTTATttaaatcagtcggtggaactcccgACTTTCCCAAGTTCAGAGACTATGGACCTCATGCGAAGCAGTTCTGGATGTCAAGCGTGCATTGTTGCAGTATCTTAAAGTTACTAACAACTTCCAGTTGTCGGGtcacctttttgtgctgtggagtggtgcaaaaagGGGCATAAAGCATCGAAAGCCccgattgcgcggtggttgaaggaagccattaaCTCCGTGTATGCCTGTCAGGGGCATCTGTTTCTGGGAAGGCTTAAGGGCCCATGCAACTCATGCCCAGGTGCCATCTTGGGCCGAATATCAAGGTGTccccgcaagagatttgcagggtgtcGACTTtggaagtctttcacacttcagAAGGCATTATCAAATGGTTGCCCATGGGTTTCGGGGAGAGTGTGCTttgagtgggactctccaggtcccaccctggttagggaagctttggtacatcccaggagtctggactgatccgggtacatacagggaaagaagAATTGGTTCTGCtaactttcattcctgtagtaccacagatccgTCCAGAGTCCTGCCCGGGTCAGATGGGGAGTTCAGGAGAGTCTGCTCGATTTAGATCTAGTGTTGCATTTATTCTTAAGAACGGCACAGCTTTTGTTCAGTCCTTTGCGGTTTTTTTAATTGGGGCAAAGTTCAGATGGTGCTTGGCACAGAGCGATGGATTGGTGTTTCAGCCTGATGCCTGGTTTACAGAATAAGGAAGATATACAAATGAACCTGGTGTAGTCCATTTAAACTGGAAGAGGGTGGTGGTAGTGGATGTAAGCCAATGGACTCAGCCTGCCCCCTCAACAAAGAAACATTCTAGGACCGTGACCTGTACCAAGCAGTTCTTTGAAGAGCCGGAAGTGGCTTCCTCGTGCAGgctacagggaaaaaaaaagacagcatcaGGGTGGATGGGGTGGGCCTTGAGAGAGACTGGGCTGAGAGTGACTGCTGAGGATGAGGTGGGATTAAAGAGAGTGACTAATAAAGTTGGGATGGAAAGAGCAGGTGGCTGCTGGGGATGGTGGAGGACTGACAGTGTGACTGCCGAGGCCAGGGGTTAGGAGCAAGAGTGCGGGCGATGGGGGGGAAATTGAGAGCATGACTGCTTGGGTGGGGATAAGAGGCAGTTAACATAAATGTTCTGAATTTGAACGGGTGCAGCTCTAAATATTTtggacaaagaaaaaaacaaacatgaaatgGAACAATTGCAGACCCCTTTTCTAGGGACCCAAAATAGAAGTGATGAGCTTCCTAGACAAGTGAGACTGTAGAAGTCAGCAGGTCCAAGGCTACAGCGTATAAGCAACCCAAGGAGAAATAGCTGGAAGATTATAAGCACAAAGGCTCATGATCTAGCActaaaattcca
Proteins encoded in this window:
- the RPL27 gene encoding 60S ribosomal protein L27 → MGKFMKPGKVVLVLAGRYSGRKAVIVKNIDDGTSDRPYSHALVAGIDRYPRKVTSTMGKKKVAKRSKIKSFVKVFNYNHLMPTRYSVDIPLDKTIVNKDVFRDPALKRKARREAKVKFEERYKTGKNKWFFQKLRF